One Streptomyces formicae genomic window, CGAGCGGGCCAGGGCCAGCGCCTCCGCGCGGTCCTTGGGCGTGGGTCCGGGCAGCGAGGCGCAGACGGCGTCGAGGACGGCGGCGTACGGCGTGCCGAAGTCGGTCAGGGCCAGGCGGAGGAGTTCGATGCCGCTGCGGTTCTCGGTGAGCAGCACCGGGCCCGCGTGCGCGGAGAACTCCAGGACCGCGGGCAGGAAGTCCGGCAGCTCCTCGCCGCTGAACTCCAGGCCGTGCTCGCGGTAGACCTCCTTGAAGCGCACCAGGGCCATGCCGCGCCGCCGGGTGTCGCCGTCCCGCCACCAGCTCAGATAGAGGCTGTGCCGGTTCTTGAAGTCGAAGACCTGGACGTAGTGCGCGGCAAGCTCGCGCTGCCCTGTCGACTCGGCGTGGTCCAGGAAGCAGGTCAGCTCCGCGGGCGCCGCCGCCCTCAGCAGCGGAAGCCGCGCGCGGAACTCGTCGTCCGGATAGGCCAGGCAGAGCGCCGCCGCCTGGTAGAGCACCGCGTGGCGCGTCACTTGTCGTCCTCCCTGGCCGCGTGGGCCTCCTCGGCCGCGCTCGGCTGTTCGTCGGCGGTCTGCCGGGCCCGCAGCGCGTGGAAGTTCTCGATGGTCACCAGCGGCAGCTGCTTGCGTCCCGAGTCCTGCCCGAAGGGGCCCTCGCCGCCCATGCCGGGCCCGTCCTCGTAGTCGAGGCTGCACGAGTCGGGCAGCGCCGACTCCTCCAGGCGCCGGGCGTCGCCGACCGCGGCGGTGGGGATGACGTACCGGTCCTCGTACTTGGCGATGGCGAGCAGCCGGTACATCTCCTCGATCTCCCGCGCCGACATGCCCACCGAATGGGCGACCGAACTGTCGGGCGTGTCCCCGAGGTTGATGGCCCGCATGTGCGCCCGCATCGCCGCGAGCTTCTCGAGCGAGGAGCGCACCGGGCCGACGTCACCGGCCGTGAAGATCTCCGCGAGGTATTCGAGGGGGATGCGCAGGGTGTCGATCGCGCCGAAGAGGTTGTCCAGGTCCTCGCCGTCGTGGCCGGTCTCGCTCAGCGCGTCCACCACGGGGGAGAGCGGCGGGATGTACCAGACCATCGGCATCGTGCGGTACTCCGGGTGCAGCGGAAGCGCCACCTTGTACGTGCTGATCAGCGCGTGCACCGGGGAGCGGCGGGCCGCCTCCAGCCAGTCGTAGGAGATCCCCGAGCGCTCGGCGTCCCTGCGCACCTCGGGGTCGTCCGGATCGAGGAAGACCCCCAACTGGGCCTCGTACAACTTGTGTTCGTCCGGCTCCGAGGCCGCAGCCGTCACCTTGTCGGGGTCGTAGAGGATCACCCCGAGGTAGCGCAGGCGCCCCACGCAGGTCTCCGAGCAGACGGTGGGCAGGCCCACCTCGACGCGTGGATAGCACATCGTGCACTTCTCGGCCTTGCCGGTGCGGTGGTTGAAGTACACCTTCTTGTACGGGCAGCCCGTCACGCACTTGCGCCAGCCGCGGCAGTGGTCCTGGTCGACCAGGACGATGCCGTCCTCCTCGCGCTTGTACATCGCGCCGGACGGGCAGGACGCCACGCACGCCGGGTTCAGACAGTGCTCGCAGATCCGCGGCAGATAGAACATGAAGGTCTGCTCGAAGGTGAACTTCACTTTGTCGGCGGCCTGTTGGCGGGTCTTGGCGACCATCGGGTCCAGGTCGCCGTGCTCGGTGGCGCCGCCGAGGTTGTCGTCCCAGTTCGACGACCACTCGATCTTTATCGGCTTGCCGGAGATCAGCGAGCGCGGTTCGGCCACCGGGTAGTCGTCGCCGAGCGGGGCGTCGGTGAGGTTCTTGTACTCGTACGTCCAGGGCTCGTAGTAGTCCTTGATCTCCGGCAGCTTGGGGTTGGAGAAGATCTCCAGGAGGGACTTGATCCGCCCGCCGTTCTTCAGCTTGAGCGCGCCGCGCTTGTTCAGCTCCCAGCCGCCGCGCCACTTCTCCTGGTCCTCGTAGCGGCGCGGATAACCCTGGCCAGGGCGGGTCTCGACGTTGTTGAACCAGACGTACTCCATGCCGTCGCGGTTGGTCCACGCCTGCTTGCAGGTGACCGAACAGGTGTGACACCCGATGCACTTGTCGAGGTTCATCACCATCGCGATCTGCGCCATCACACGTCGTTGGGTGGCTTCGCCACGGGGCATCAGTACTGCACCTCCTGGCTGCGGCGGCGGATGACCGTCACCTCGTCGCGCTGGTTGCCCGTCGGGCCCAGGTAGTTGAACGCCCACGACAACTGCGCGTAACCGCCGATGAGATGGGACGGTTTGAGGATGAGCCGGGTCAGCGAGTTGTGGATGCCGCCGCGCTTTCCCGTGGTCTCCGTCTTGGGGACGTTCACCGTGCGCTCCTGCGCGTGGTGCATGTAGACCGTGCCCGCGGGCATCCGGTGCGAGACGATCGCGCGCGCCACCACCACGCCGTTCCTGTTGACCGCCTCGATCCAGTCGTTGTCCCTGACGCCGATCGCTTCGGCGTCCTGCGGCGCCATCCAGATGCACTGGCCGCCGCGCGAGAGCGAGAGCATGAACAGGTTGTCCTGGTACTCGGAGTGGATCGACCACTTGTTGTGCGGCGTGAGGTAACGGACCGTCACCTCCTTCTCGCCGTCCGGCCCCAGGCGCGGTTCGTTGAAGAGCCGGTTCATGTCCAGGGGCGGCCGGTAGACAGGCATCGCCTCGCCCAGTTCGTGCATCCAGTCGTGGTCGATGAAGAAGTGCTGGCGTCCGGTGAGGGTGTGCCAGGGCTTGAGGTGCTCGGTGTTGAGCGTGAAGGCCGTGTAGCGGCGCCCGCCCGACTCGCTGCCGCTCCACTCCGGCGAGGTGATCACGGGGACGGGGGCGGCCTGCGTGTCCGCGTACGTGATGCGCTTGCCCTCGTGCTCGGCGGCGAGGTGCGCCATCTCCTGGCCCGTGCGCGCCTCGAGGGTGTGGAAGCCCTGTGTGGCGAGGCGCCCGTTGGTCGTGCCGGACAGGGCGAGGATGGTGTTGGCCGCCTTCACCGCGGTGTCCAGGGCGGGCCGTCCTGCGGCGGGACCGCCGCGTACGACGCCGTTGCGCTCCTTGAGTTCCTCGACCTCCTGGTCGGGGTGGAAGGAGATGCCCTTGACCGGCAGCCCGAGCTTCTCCACGAGCGGCCCGAGCGAGGCGAACTTCGCGCCGATCGCGGTGTAGTCGCGCTCCACGACCGCCAGGTTCGGCATGGTCCTGCCGGGGATCGCCTCGCACTCGCCCTTGCGCCAGTCCAGGACGACCCCGCCGGGCTGCGCGGTCTCGCCGATTGTGTCGTGCTGGAGCGCGGTGGCGACGACGTCCTTGCGTACGCCGAGGTGGTCGACCGAGAGTTCGCTCAGCCGGTCGGCGATCACGCGGAAGGTGTCGAAGTCGGTGCGGGCCTGCCAGGGCGGGTCGACGGCCGGGGTGAAGGAGTGCACGTAGGGGTGCATGTCCGTGGTCGAGAGGTCGTGCTTCTCGTACCAGGTGGCGGCCGGGAGCACCACGTCGGAGAGCAGCGTCGACGAGGTCTGGCGGAAGTCGAGCGAGACGAGCAGGTCCAGCTTGCCCTCGGGGGCCTCGGCACGCCACGTCACCGTGGAGGGGCGCTCGTGCGGGGCCGCTTCCTCGGCGCGCAGCGAGGAGTGCGTGCCGAGCAGGTGTTTGGTGAAGTACTCGGCGCCCTTGGCGGAGGAGCCGAGGAGGTTGGCGCGCCACAGGGTGAGGACGCGCGGCCAGTTCTCCGGCGCGTCGGGGTCCTCGCAGGCGAACTTGAGGGTGCCCGCCTTGAGTTCGTCCACGACGTTGGCGACCGGGTCGCTCGTGGTGTCGCCGAGGTCGAGGGAGTTGCGGTCGAACGTCGGGTACGACGGCATCCAGCCGGAGCGTGCCGAGAGCGCCAGGCAGTCGGCGCCCGTCATGCCCGTGAACCGGCCCTCGCCAAGCGGCGAGGCGAGCACGTCCGCCGCGAACTTGTCGTAGCGCCACTGGTCGGTGTTGAGGAACCAGTACGCGGCGCCGATCATCTGGCGCGGCGGCCTGCTCCAGTCGTTGGCGCTCGCGAGCGTCGCCCAGCCGGTGGAAGGACGGCACTTCTCCTGCCCCACGTAGTGCGCCCAGCCGCCGCCGTTGCGGCCCTGACAGCCGGTGAGCTGGAGCAGCGCGAGGAAGGCGCGGTAGATCGTCTCGGAGTGGAACCAGTGGTTGGTGCCCGCGCCCATCAGGATCATGCAGCGGCCGCGTGACTTCTCCGCCGTCCGCGCGAACTCCCGCGCGATCTTCACGCACTTTGCGGCGGGGACGGAGGTGTGCGCCTCCTGCCAGGCGGGCGTGCCGGGCGCTTCGGCGTCCTCGTAGGACGCGGGCCACTCGCCGGGCAGCCCCTCGCGCGCCACGCCGTACTGCGCGAGCAGCAGGTCGAAGACCGTCGTGACGAGCGGTCCGTCCTGCCCGCCGAGCCGCGTGGCGGGAACGCCGCGACGCACCACCTCGCCGCGCCCCTGTCCGTGCGTGCCGCCCTCGGTGTCGAAGCGCGGCAGCAGCACCTCGGTGCCCGCCGCGACGTCGGAGCCGTGCAGGGTCAGGACCGGCTCGATGTCGCCGAGTTCGAGGTTCCACCTGCCCTTGCCCGACTCGGTCCAGCGGAAGCCGAGCGAGCCGTTGGGGACGGCGGGCCGCCCGGTGTTCTCGTCGAGCACGGCCGTCTTCCACTCGCCGCCCTCGCCGTCCTCGCCGAGGTCGGTGGCGCGCAGGAACTTCGAGGGGACGTACGCCCCGTCGCGCTCGGTCAGCGTCACCAGGAAGGGCAGGTCGGTGAACTTCCGTACGTAGTCCGTGAAGAAGTCCGTCCGCCGGTCGACGAAGAACTCCTTGAGGATCACGTGCCCCATCGCGATGGCGAGCGCCCCGTCGGTGCCCGGGTGCGGATGCAGCCACTCGTCGGCGAACTTGGCGTTGTCGGCGTAGTCGGGCGCGACGACCACGACCTTCTGGCCCCGGTAGCGCGCCTCCGCCATCCAGTGCGCGTCGGGCGTCCGCGTCACCGGGACGTTCGAGCCCCACATCATCAGATACGCGGCGTCCCACCAGTCGCCGGACTCCGGCACGTCGGTCTGGTCGCCGAAGACCTGCGGCGAGGCCACCGGGAGATCCGCGTACCAGTCGTAGAACGACAGCATCGGCGCGCCGATGAGCCCCATGAAGCGGGCGCCGGCCGCGTGCGACACCATCGACATCGCGGGGATGGGGGAGAAGCCCGCGACGCGGTCGGGGCCGTACGTCTTGATGGTGTGGACGTGCGCGGCCGCGATGATCTCGACGGCCTCGTCCCACGTCGCCCGCACCAGACCGCCCTTGCCCCGCGCCCGCTGGTAGCGCGCCCGGCGTTCGGGGTCGCCCTGGATGTCGGCCCAGGCAAGGACGGGATCCCCGAGCCGGGACTTCGCCTCGCGGTACATCTCCAGGAGCACGCCGCGCAGATACGGGTAGCGGACGCGGGTGGGGGAGTACGTGTACCAGGAGAACGCGGCGCCCCGTGGGCAGCCGCGCGGCTCGTACTCGGGGCGGTCGGGGCCCACGCTCGGATAGTCCGTCTGCTGGGTCTCCCAGGTGATGATGCCGTCCTTGACGTACACCTTCCAGCGGCAGGAGCCGGTGCAGTTCACGCCGTGCGTGGAGTTCACGACCTTGTCGTGGCTCCACCGGTCGCGGTAGAAGGCGTCCGCGTCCCGGCCCCCGGTGAGCCCGATGCTGTGCAGGTCGGGGGCGGTGGTGCCGCGCCGGAAGAACTTGCCCGCCCGCAACAGGGCGGCGGCGGGCTCGGTCGTCTCTGTCACCGTGGAGCTCCCTAGGTCTGCCTTCCCACGAACGTAGGCGCGGGTGACAGCGAGCACCTGTCGGCAGCGGCCGTACGGGTTGTGGGGGAGGGGCGGGGGCCGCCGCATTACCCGTGACGTAATCGACCACCCGCAGCGAGC contains:
- the narJ gene encoding nitrate reductase molybdenum cofactor assembly chaperone; amino-acid sequence: MTRHAVLYQAAALCLAYPDDEFRARLPLLRAAAPAELTCFLDHAESTGQRELAAHYVQVFDFKNRHSLYLSWWRDGDTRRRGMALVRFKEVYREHGLEFSGEELPDFLPAVLEFSAHAGPVLLTENRSGIELLRLALTDFGTPYAAVLDAVCASLPGPTPKDRAEALALARSGPPREDVGLEPFGGMEPFALIGERPS
- the narH gene encoding nitrate reductase subunit beta, whose product is MPRGEATQRRVMAQIAMVMNLDKCIGCHTCSVTCKQAWTNRDGMEYVWFNNVETRPGQGYPRRYEDQEKWRGGWELNKRGALKLKNGGRIKSLLEIFSNPKLPEIKDYYEPWTYEYKNLTDAPLGDDYPVAEPRSLISGKPIKIEWSSNWDDNLGGATEHGDLDPMVAKTRQQAADKVKFTFEQTFMFYLPRICEHCLNPACVASCPSGAMYKREEDGIVLVDQDHCRGWRKCVTGCPYKKVYFNHRTGKAEKCTMCYPRVEVGLPTVCSETCVGRLRYLGVILYDPDKVTAAASEPDEHKLYEAQLGVFLDPDDPEVRRDAERSGISYDWLEAARRSPVHALISTYKVALPLHPEYRTMPMVWYIPPLSPVVDALSETGHDGEDLDNLFGAIDTLRIPLEYLAEIFTAGDVGPVRSSLEKLAAMRAHMRAINLGDTPDSSVAHSVGMSAREIEEMYRLLAIAKYEDRYVIPTAAVGDARRLEESALPDSCSLDYEDGPGMGGEGPFGQDSGRKQLPLVTIENFHALRARQTADEQPSAAEEAHAAREDDK
- a CDS encoding nitrate reductase subunit alpha — protein: MRRPPPLPHNPYGRCRQVLAVTRAYVRGKADLGSSTVTETTEPAAALLRAGKFFRRGTTAPDLHSIGLTGGRDADAFYRDRWSHDKVVNSTHGVNCTGSCRWKVYVKDGIITWETQQTDYPSVGPDRPEYEPRGCPRGAAFSWYTYSPTRVRYPYLRGVLLEMYREAKSRLGDPVLAWADIQGDPERRARYQRARGKGGLVRATWDEAVEIIAAAHVHTIKTYGPDRVAGFSPIPAMSMVSHAAGARFMGLIGAPMLSFYDWYADLPVASPQVFGDQTDVPESGDWWDAAYLMMWGSNVPVTRTPDAHWMAEARYRGQKVVVVAPDYADNAKFADEWLHPHPGTDGALAIAMGHVILKEFFVDRRTDFFTDYVRKFTDLPFLVTLTERDGAYVPSKFLRATDLGEDGEGGEWKTAVLDENTGRPAVPNGSLGFRWTESGKGRWNLELGDIEPVLTLHGSDVAAGTEVLLPRFDTEGGTHGQGRGEVVRRGVPATRLGGQDGPLVTTVFDLLLAQYGVAREGLPGEWPASYEDAEAPGTPAWQEAHTSVPAAKCVKIAREFARTAEKSRGRCMILMGAGTNHWFHSETIYRAFLALLQLTGCQGRNGGGWAHYVGQEKCRPSTGWATLASANDWSRPPRQMIGAAYWFLNTDQWRYDKFAADVLASPLGEGRFTGMTGADCLALSARSGWMPSYPTFDRNSLDLGDTTSDPVANVVDELKAGTLKFACEDPDAPENWPRVLTLWRANLLGSSAKGAEYFTKHLLGTHSSLRAEEAAPHERPSTVTWRAEAPEGKLDLLVSLDFRQTSSTLLSDVVLPAATWYEKHDLSTTDMHPYVHSFTPAVDPPWQARTDFDTFRVIADRLSELSVDHLGVRKDVVATALQHDTIGETAQPGGVVLDWRKGECEAIPGRTMPNLAVVERDYTAIGAKFASLGPLVEKLGLPVKGISFHPDQEVEELKERNGVVRGGPAAGRPALDTAVKAANTILALSGTTNGRLATQGFHTLEARTGQEMAHLAAEHEGKRITYADTQAAPVPVITSPEWSGSESGGRRYTAFTLNTEHLKPWHTLTGRQHFFIDHDWMHELGEAMPVYRPPLDMNRLFNEPRLGPDGEKEVTVRYLTPHNKWSIHSEYQDNLFMLSLSRGGQCIWMAPQDAEAIGVRDNDWIEAVNRNGVVVARAIVSHRMPAGTVYMHHAQERTVNVPKTETTGKRGGIHNSLTRLILKPSHLIGGYAQLSWAFNYLGPTGNQRDEVTVIRRRSQEVQY